One region of Deinococcus aerius genomic DNA includes:
- a CDS encoding GMC family oxidoreductase, with amino-acid sequence MPQPLSAAQRRTLLALVDTFAPALRRRDDPHGFYATPGSASGAHRAAEAFLAELPAEQRADLGRLLDALGRAGMRPWVPLAARGAVLRGLSRLSPQAAGGITALRRLCLMLTYAGTNPGAPNPFWRQFGYPGPTFTGGATQPDLPTVRPGDGATLEADVVIVGSGAGGGVVAGELARRGLRVVVLEAGAQFADAELGKSELWAYQNLYWRGGFTPTADGNVSLIAGRTLGGGTTVNWMNCVPTPDEVRREWAGLGLTGVDGPEFDADLGAVMTRLGANDQTSEYNGTHLRMLEGARRLGYRARKALRNADPARHDPQHAGHIGFGDATGSKQSTVKTYLKDAVERGARIIERATAGRILTEGGRAAGVQASVTGEDGAPRAVTVRAPQVVVAGGALETPALLLRSGLGGPAVGDYLRLHPCGALTGLFGEDQRNWWGPAQAALVDEFAGRTDGYGYLIETTQYTTGLHAAAAVWESGAAHKDLMAGHGRSVTLIHLTRDHGHGRVTLDEGGQARVTYAVTDPVDVENFRHGQATVARLLEAAGAEAIFPLSDRARPWRRGEDLEAWIAGLRAQPIGSGGHAVFSAHQMGTARMGLDPGTSAANPQGELHGTPGVWIGDTSAFPTPSGANPMITCMALARRTARFVAQAAGVRAEPLGAD; translated from the coding sequence ATGCCCCAGCCCCTCAGCGCCGCCCAGCGCCGGACCCTGCTCGCCCTGGTGGACACCTTCGCCCCCGCGCTGCGGCGCAGGGACGACCCCCACGGCTTCTACGCCACCCCCGGCAGCGCCTCGGGCGCGCACCGGGCCGCCGAGGCGTTTCTCGCGGAGTTGCCCGCCGAGCAGCGGGCGGACCTGGGGCGGCTGCTGGACGCCCTGGGCCGGGCCGGGATGCGGCCCTGGGTGCCCCTCGCCGCGCGCGGGGCGGTGCTGCGTGGGCTGAGCCGCCTCAGCCCGCAGGCCGCAGGGGGGATCACGGCGCTGCGGCGGTTATGCCTGATGCTGACCTACGCGGGGACGAACCCGGGGGCGCCCAACCCCTTCTGGCGGCAGTTCGGCTACCCGGGGCCGACCTTCACGGGCGGGGCCACGCAGCCCGACCTCCCCACCGTGCGGCCGGGGGACGGCGCCACCCTGGAGGCGGACGTGGTGATCGTGGGCTCCGGGGCCGGGGGCGGCGTGGTGGCGGGGGAACTCGCCCGGCGGGGTCTGCGGGTGGTCGTGCTGGAGGCGGGCGCGCAGTTCGCCGACGCCGAGCTGGGGAAATCCGAGCTGTGGGCCTATCAGAACCTCTACTGGCGGGGCGGCTTTACCCCGACCGCCGACGGGAACGTGTCGCTGATCGCCGGGCGGACCCTGGGGGGCGGCACGACCGTGAACTGGATGAACTGCGTCCCCACCCCGGACGAGGTGCGGCGCGAGTGGGCCGGGCTGGGCCTGACCGGGGTGGACGGCCCGGAGTTTGACGCCGATCTGGGAGCAGTGATGACCCGGCTGGGGGCGAACGACCAGACGAGCGAGTACAACGGCACCCACCTGCGGATGCTGGAGGGCGCGCGGCGGCTGGGCTACCGGGCGAGGAAGGCCCTGCGCAACGCCGACCCCGCGCGGCACGACCCCCAGCACGCCGGGCATATCGGCTTCGGGGACGCGACGGGGAGCAAGCAGAGCACCGTCAAGACGTACCTGAAAGACGCGGTGGAGCGGGGCGCGCGGATCATCGAGCGGGCCACCGCGGGGCGCATTCTCACGGAGGGGGGCCGGGCGGCGGGGGTGCAGGCCAGCGTGACTGGGGAGGACGGCGCGCCCCGGGCGGTGACGGTGCGCGCCCCCCAGGTCGTCGTCGCGGGCGGGGCACTGGAGACACCCGCGCTGCTGCTGCGCTCGGGGCTGGGCGGCCCGGCGGTGGGCGATTACCTGCGGCTGCACCCCTGCGGCGCGCTGACCGGGCTCTTCGGGGAGGACCAGCGCAACTGGTGGGGCCCGGCGCAGGCCGCCCTGGTGGACGAGTTCGCGGGGCGGACGGACGGGTACGGCTACCTGATCGAGACCACCCAGTACACCACCGGCCTGCATGCCGCTGCCGCCGTGTGGGAGAGCGGCGCGGCGCACAAGGACCTGATGGCCGGGCACGGCCGCAGCGTCACCCTGATCCACCTCACCCGGGACCACGGGCACGGCCGGGTGACGCTCGACGAGGGGGGCCAGGCGCGGGTGACCTACGCCGTGACCGACCCGGTGGACGTGGAGAACTTCCGGCACGGCCAGGCCACCGTCGCGCGGCTGCTGGAGGCCGCCGGGGCCGAGGCGATCTTCCCGCTCTCCGACCGTGCCCGGCCCTGGCGCCGGGGCGAGGACCTGGAGGCCTGGATCGCCGGGCTGCGCGCCCAGCCCATCGGCAGCGGGGGGCACGCGGTGTTCAGCGCGCACCAGATGGGCACGGCGAGGATGGGCCTGGACCCGGGCACGAGCGCCGCCAACCCGCAGGGTGAGTTGCACGGCACCCCCGGCGTCTGGATCGGCGACACGAGCGCCTTCCCGACCCCCTCGGGGGCCAACCCGATGATCACCTGCATGGCGCTCGCCCGCCGCACTGCCCGTTTCGTGGCCCAGGCGGCGGGAGTCAGGGCCGAGCCGCTGGGCGCGGATTGA
- a CDS encoding ATP-binding protein — MKPSAGAETLLPSHARPLYDALPNPLWLVDASGNLTLVNRAWRAYTGRDEADVLGRAFTEVLHPGERAELLGRWQAAQGPGEEVGGDHRLRGAGGEYGWFALRARPAPEFGPGTWVWTAHELDREEAAPRGERGALERAYQDAELLAALAAALQGAATPEQVAEQALRLIGPALGASSMLVVRLDGEQIRLPTIWGDTPPVITAHMTRPGLTLAGAPLLARAAREGQGVYLADYRAEPGTLPTFPSLACGVEPIRTPGGTLEGFLVVWRPVGQQTWDPEERRLLRRAAGTLGLALERAAAAQRLAEGVAALDAFVAFSEAVGHETDVYALARRAGEVLRATLGGVSVAYYELEGGLWRARVWTEDIAPETVESITRGLPQDAPSFARAVGGREPLFVSGWDAAREEVAHTEAYGAVAFFPYFRGEAPRSLLAVGTQDARTWSERERAVVLAVGRSLGLSLERADVATRLAAQNAELEARARALEGFAELTRDLSLRADPHALVRRAQEVVLSLLPPGYALYYEREGDRWRNRVQVGEVGHADLQAFIDAGPRVGATPSVDIPWATRQPFYQDAYARGSDTPAELVQHVNAAASLPVLRGGEVAGVFIAVLFEERAWTRTDRVVLETVIRSLGSALEAAQGVADLARRTREVAEWRERYEVAVQGSGNVLYDWNAATGEMVYGGPLEEITGYTPGELARSADMWMETLVHPEDRAAFREEALRVIGERGVLHTGFRVRRKDGSVREVETDGHFVWNAQGEVTRMVGLIRDVTERREAEERLRRSNEELRRSNAELEQFAYVASHDLQAPLRAVTSFAELALRRYGDRLDERGQLYLRQIVENGQHMKRLVDDLLGFSRLNTRPRHPRAADAAAVFDGVARRLADEVEEAGGRLTRGPLPCVLADPARLDQLLQNLLSNALKYRREGVPPRVHVSARRDGERWRFAVRDNGIGIEPQYFERIFVIFQRLHGREEFDGTGIGLAVCKKIVEQHGGELWLESVPGEGTTFFFTLPACPPEGPGAELS; from the coding sequence ATGAAGCCCAGCGCGGGGGCCGAGACCCTGCTCCCCTCCCACGCCCGCCCCCTCTACGACGCGCTGCCGAACCCGCTGTGGCTGGTGGACGCCTCCGGCAACCTCACGTTGGTCAACCGCGCGTGGCGGGCCTACACCGGCCGGGACGAGGCGGACGTGCTGGGGCGGGCCTTTACGGAGGTGCTGCACCCCGGCGAGCGCGCGGAGCTGCTGGGCCGCTGGCAGGCCGCGCAGGGGCCCGGGGAGGAGGTGGGGGGCGACCACCGGCTGCGCGGGGCGGGGGGCGAGTACGGCTGGTTCGCGCTGCGGGCCCGCCCTGCCCCCGAATTCGGCCCGGGCACCTGGGTCTGGACCGCGCACGAGCTGGACCGGGAGGAGGCCGCCCCGCGCGGGGAGCGGGGCGCGCTGGAGCGGGCCTACCAGGACGCCGAGCTGCTCGCGGCGCTGGCGGCGGCCCTGCAGGGCGCGGCGACCCCCGAACAGGTGGCCGAGCAGGCGCTGCGGCTGATCGGCCCGGCGCTGGGGGCGAGCAGCATGCTCGTCGTGCGGCTGGACGGGGAGCAGATCCGCCTGCCCACGATCTGGGGCGACACGCCGCCCGTGATCACAGCGCACATGACCCGCCCCGGCCTGACGCTCGCCGGGGCGCCCCTGCTGGCGCGGGCCGCGCGGGAGGGGCAGGGCGTGTACCTGGCGGACTACCGGGCGGAGCCGGGCACCCTGCCCACCTTTCCGTCCCTGGCCTGCGGGGTCGAGCCCATCCGCACACCGGGCGGCACGCTGGAGGGCTTTCTGGTCGTGTGGCGCCCGGTGGGGCAGCAGACCTGGGATCCCGAGGAGCGCCGGCTGCTGCGCCGGGCGGCGGGAACGCTGGGCCTGGCGCTGGAGCGCGCGGCGGCGGCGCAGCGGCTGGCCGAGGGGGTGGCGGCCCTGGACGCCTTCGTGGCCTTTTCCGAGGCGGTGGGCCACGAGACGGACGTGTACGCGCTGGCGCGGCGGGCGGGCGAGGTGCTGCGCGCCACCCTGGGGGGCGTGAGCGTGGCGTACTACGAGCTGGAGGGGGGGCTGTGGCGGGCGCGGGTGTGGACCGAGGACATCGCGCCCGAGACGGTGGAGAGCATCACCCGCGGCCTGCCGCAGGACGCCCCCAGCTTCGCGCGGGCGGTGGGGGGCCGGGAGCCGCTCTTCGTCTCCGGCTGGGACGCGGCGCGCGAGGAGGTGGCACACACCGAGGCCTACGGGGCGGTCGCCTTTTTCCCGTACTTCCGGGGCGAGGCGCCGCGCAGCCTGCTCGCGGTGGGCACCCAGGACGCGCGCACCTGGTCCGAGCGCGAGCGGGCCGTGGTGCTGGCCGTGGGCCGCAGCCTGGGGCTGAGCCTGGAGCGGGCGGACGTGGCCACCCGGCTGGCCGCCCAGAACGCGGAGCTGGAGGCCCGCGCCCGGGCGCTGGAGGGCTTTGCCGAGCTGACCCGGGACCTCAGCCTGCGGGCCGACCCCCACGCGCTCGTGCGGCGGGCCCAGGAGGTCGTGCTGTCCCTGCTGCCCCCGGGCTACGCCCTGTACTACGAGCGGGAGGGGGACCGCTGGCGCAACCGGGTGCAGGTGGGCGAGGTGGGGCACGCCGACCTCCAGGCCTTTATCGACGCGGGGCCGCGGGTCGGCGCGACCCCCAGCGTGGATATTCCCTGGGCCACCCGGCAGCCCTTCTACCAGGACGCCTACGCGCGGGGCAGCGACACCCCGGCCGAGCTGGTGCAGCACGTGAACGCCGCCGCCTCCCTGCCGGTGCTGCGCGGGGGGGAGGTGGCCGGGGTGTTCATCGCCGTGCTGTTCGAGGAGCGGGCGTGGACGCGCACCGACCGCGTGGTGCTGGAGACGGTGATTCGCAGCCTGGGCAGCGCGCTGGAGGCGGCGCAGGGGGTGGCGGACCTCGCGCGGCGCACCCGGGAGGTCGCCGAGTGGCGCGAACGCTACGAGGTGGCGGTGCAGGGGTCGGGCAACGTGCTGTACGACTGGAACGCCGCGACCGGGGAGATGGTGTATGGCGGCCCCCTGGAGGAGATCACGGGCTATACCCCCGGGGAACTCGCCCGCAGCGCGGACATGTGGATGGAAACCCTCGTCCACCCCGAGGACCGGGCCGCCTTCCGGGAGGAGGCGCTGCGGGTGATAGGCGAGCGCGGGGTCCTGCACACCGGCTTCCGGGTGCGGCGCAAGGACGGCAGCGTGCGCGAGGTCGAGACCGACGGGCACTTCGTGTGGAATGCCCAGGGCGAGGTGACCCGCATGGTCGGCCTGATCCGAGACGTGACCGAGCGCCGCGAGGCCGAGGAGCGGCTGCGGCGCTCCAACGAGGAGCTGCGCCGCTCGAACGCCGAGCTGGAGCAGTTCGCCTACGTCGCCTCCCACGACCTCCAGGCCCCGCTGCGGGCGGTCACGAGCTTCGCCGAACTCGCCCTCAGGCGCTACGGGGACAGGCTCGACGAGCGCGGCCAGCTCTACCTGCGCCAGATCGTGGAAAACGGGCAGCATATGAAGCGCCTGGTGGACGACCTGCTGGGCTTCTCGCGCCTGAACACCCGGCCGCGCCATCCCCGCGCCGCCGACGCCGCCGCTGTCTTCGATGGGGTGGCCCGGCGCCTGGCGGACGAGGTGGAGGAGGCGGGGGGGCGGCTGACCCGCGGGCCGCTCCCGTGCGTCCTCGCCGACCCGGCGCGGCTGGACCAACTGCTCCAGAACCTGCTCTCCAACGCGCTGAAGTACCGCCGCGAGGGGGTGCCCCCGCGGGTCCACGTGTCGGCCCGGCGGGACGGCGAGCGGTGGCGCTTTGCCGTGCGCGACAACGGCATCGGCATCGAGCCCCAGTATTTCGAGCGCATCTTCGTGATCTTCCAGCGCCTGCACGGCCGCGAGGAGTTCGACGGCACCGGCATCGGCCTGGCCGTGTGCAAGAAGATCGTCGAGCAGCACGGGGGGGAACTCTGGCTGGAGAGCGTGCCGGGGGAGGGGACCACCTTCTTCTTCACCCTGCCCGCCTGCCCGCCGGAGGGCCCGGGGGCAGAGCTGAGCTAG